A section of the Methanoculleus horonobensis genome encodes:
- a CDS encoding type IV pilin N-terminal domain-containing protein, producing MAGTDIEGGVSEVVSALLMVAVVVILAAIVASMVFGIGLPEEPKTVAVTAVRTGETITFTNYGGMDMDRVTEIRCWIGGVDPANDNFTLDARAGTSEKRTVSEPTRVVVVGTFVGNESWILLDKTV from the coding sequence ATGGCAGGCACGGATATCGAGGGCGGGGTCTCGGAGGTGGTGAGCGCGCTCCTGATGGTGGCGGTCGTGGTCATCCTCGCGGCAATCGTGGCATCGATGGTCTTCGGGATCGGGCTCCCGGAAGAGCCGAAGACCGTCGCGGTGACGGCCGTCCGGACGGGGGAGACGATCACGTTCACGAACTATGGCGGGATGGACATGGACCGGGTCACGGAGATCCGGTGCTGGATCGGGGGAGTGGATCCGGCGAACGACAACTTCACGCTCGATGCCCGGGCGGGGACGTCCGAGAAGCGCACCGTCTCCGAGCCGACGCGGGTCGTGGTCGTGGGGACGTTTGTCGGGAACGAGTCGTGGATCCTGCTTGATAAGACGGTTTGA
- a CDS encoding oligosaccharide flippase family protein — protein sequence MHAFPKSPIELKAYLVDPLYRNTFFIIITSVSSAGFGFIFWMLAARFYPQEDVGVATALISSMGMLILLSKLGFDQSIIRFFPTRDKSKVLGTAIIVTTLFGFVLGVLFIVTVDIWSPGLHQVKDYALLYIAFLIANSVTAFIGAAFIALRKSEFYFLQSLLFGSRLLILIPLIFLGALGIFCSLGLSFVIALIVSVFLLYRSGIRLSGLDQEFLVDSFRFSAGNYVSGLLIAAPGTLLPILVLNILGAEQAAQYFIAYAVVMFLFLIPTSFTTSLFVEGSHGGALKKNVLKSLAGIFALLIPAVVGLFVFGEYILGLIGPDYVAGLELVKVLAISSFFVSFSEVFIAIKKVQYGLKSLIAISAIVFILLLGSSYALMLQFGILGVGYAWIVTYASIGIVVVLSMARRYVL from the coding sequence ATGCACGCGTTCCCGAAAAGCCCCATTGAGCTGAAAGCCTATCTTGTAGACCCGCTGTACAGGAATACGTTTTTCATTATCATCACATCAGTCTCAAGTGCAGGCTTTGGTTTCATCTTCTGGATGCTTGCAGCACGGTTCTACCCGCAAGAAGACGTAGGAGTTGCGACGGCCCTTATCTCATCCATGGGGATGCTGATCCTCTTATCGAAGCTCGGATTCGATCAATCGATCATACGGTTTTTTCCGACACGGGATAAATCCAAAGTCCTCGGGACGGCAATAATCGTCACGACGCTATTCGGGTTTGTCCTGGGAGTTCTGTTCATAGTTACGGTGGATATCTGGTCGCCAGGGTTGCACCAGGTCAAGGACTATGCACTCCTCTACATCGCCTTTCTTATAGCCAACTCCGTAACGGCCTTCATCGGCGCAGCGTTCATTGCACTGCGAAAATCCGAATTTTACTTCCTTCAGAGCCTCCTTTTTGGTTCAAGGCTCCTTATTCTCATTCCTCTGATCTTCCTCGGAGCACTTGGAATCTTCTGTTCGCTGGGTCTCTCATTCGTCATTGCTCTCATAGTTTCGGTCTTCCTGCTTTACAGGTCAGGAATTCGTCTATCCGGCCTTGATCAGGAATTTTTGGTCGATTCGTTTCGCTTCTCTGCAGGGAACTACGTTTCCGGATTACTCATTGCGGCTCCGGGCACGCTCCTCCCGATTCTCGTGTTGAACATTCTCGGTGCAGAACAAGCCGCTCAGTACTTCATTGCGTATGCAGTTGTCATGTTCTTGTTCCTCATCCCCACGTCTTTTACGACATCGCTCTTTGTCGAGGGGAGTCACGGCGGAGCACTGAAGAAAAACGTGCTGAAATCGCTCGCCGGGATTTTTGCGCTGCTCATTCCGGCGGTTGTGGGCCTCTTCGTATTCGGAGAGTATATCCTCGGTTTGATCGGTCCGGATTATGTAGCAGGGCTCGAATTAGTCAAGGTTCTGGCGATTTCAAGTTTTTTCGTCTCGTTTTCGGAGGTATTTATTGCAATCAAGAAAGTCCAGTACGGGCTGAAAAGCCTGATCGCTATCAGCGCCATCGTCTTCATCCTGCTTCTGGGATCCAGCTATGCCTTGATGCTGCAGTTCGGGATCCTCGGTGTGGGGTATGCATGGATCGTGACATACGCGTCGATCGGCATTGTTGTCGTGCTGTCCATGGCCAGACGGTACGTTCTGTGA
- a CDS encoding CARDB domain-containing protein: MIVKRTTRLIIAVFLVFGMVPFVGALEPGTATITVAASDSTSTAKAQADYVCDGSNDQAEIQNAINTLPASGGTVRLTEGTFNCAGNILPRAHTTLSGQGDDKTFIRFTNDGILRVDTEYVTLENFHVKGTGYSASRDFGVVYIRAGHNAVRDVTGTADRTIQGLFYVRSVGIGNKNIDDIEFTRVVADSPGTYGFLHSSWGTDYKVHKNIRYTDCRAIDCGRYSAYNPWVTGFDFAELNDIETLRVTRCVAEGTLESGFHFEYAPTKKDIVFTDCISRNNGQKPFPKTYSLGGEDYFGSGYYAPKGSYTFNNCTAEGNSAYGFFFSYPDGVYLYDCTDLETGRGKTDYSAVKPTSYFIVQSQLTNANPSIVMENCASINSHGRGLYATLVDYVQVKNFTMTNPGGIDGVGALIGDPALGVGFVSSNLDIHASGNSASKLVTVNSASNSKFTGSIVSDVATPFTVAGGGTNNVVVEGIKTVSNTLPVGSSGITTSSVNSGAVRITDCTVVRPGSTPLPTPVPTTPVPSGKPDLVVTDIAWTPANPAPGSAVTVKATIKNQGDAPTPAGTKHGVLFTFDDGAAGSGIWADAHTASIAPGEWVTLTANGGSAGATWKAVEGTHTVKAHVDDVNRIAESNEANNVRSEQIKVSKAAAGPTPTPTPTPTPAGKPDLVVTGISWTPANPATGDAVTVKATIKNQGTAPTPAGTKHGVLFTFDDGAAGPGVWSDTHATALAPGASVTVTANGGSAGATWKAAEGTHTVKAHVDDVNRIAESNEANNIMSKEIVVGSLPVPVRGDLNGDGSVDWADVTIAAEMAQKTTPSDPAADINGDSTVDWKDVALLADFFFGRTSSL; the protein is encoded by the coding sequence GTGATAGTCAAAAGAACAACGAGGCTAATTATTGCAGTATTCCTGGTATTCGGCATGGTGCCGTTTGTCGGAGCACTTGAGCCCGGCACGGCCACGATAACCGTGGCCGCAAGTGACAGCACCAGCACAGCGAAGGCTCAGGCCGACTATGTCTGCGACGGATCAAACGATCAGGCGGAGATCCAGAACGCCATCAACACCCTCCCCGCCAGTGGCGGAACCGTCCGGCTGACGGAAGGGACGTTCAACTGTGCCGGAAACATTCTGCCCAGGGCGCATACGACCCTCTCCGGCCAGGGCGACGATAAGACCTTTATTCGGTTCACGAACGACGGGATCCTCCGGGTCGATACCGAGTACGTGACGCTGGAGAACTTCCACGTCAAAGGCACCGGCTACAGCGCATCGCGCGACTTCGGCGTGGTGTACATCCGGGCAGGGCACAACGCTGTCCGGGACGTCACCGGCACTGCCGACCGGACCATCCAGGGGCTCTTCTATGTGCGCTCCGTCGGCATCGGCAACAAGAACATCGATGACATCGAGTTCACCCGGGTGGTTGCAGACAGCCCCGGAACCTACGGGTTTCTCCACAGTTCATGGGGCACCGACTACAAGGTGCACAAGAACATACGGTATACCGACTGCAGGGCAATCGACTGCGGTCGATACAGCGCCTACAACCCCTGGGTTACCGGGTTCGACTTTGCGGAACTCAACGACATCGAGACCCTGCGGGTGACCCGGTGCGTCGCCGAAGGCACGCTTGAGTCCGGGTTCCACTTCGAGTACGCTCCAACCAAGAAAGACATCGTCTTCACCGACTGTATCAGCAGAAACAACGGCCAGAAGCCGTTCCCGAAGACCTACAGCCTGGGCGGCGAGGACTACTTCGGTTCCGGCTACTACGCGCCGAAGGGCTCGTACACGTTCAACAACTGCACCGCGGAAGGGAACAGCGCCTACGGGTTCTTCTTCAGTTACCCCGACGGCGTCTACCTCTACGACTGCACCGACCTCGAGACGGGCCGGGGGAAGACCGACTACTCGGCGGTGAAGCCGACATCGTACTTCATCGTGCAGTCGCAGTTGACGAATGCCAACCCCTCGATAGTCATGGAGAACTGCGCGAGCATCAACTCCCACGGTCGCGGTCTCTACGCAACGCTTGTTGACTACGTCCAGGTCAAGAACTTCACGATGACCAACCCGGGAGGCATCGACGGTGTCGGCGCTCTGATAGGAGACCCGGCACTGGGAGTGGGTTTCGTCTCTTCAAACCTCGACATCCATGCCTCAGGGAACAGCGCGTCCAAACTTGTCACGGTGAACAGTGCTTCCAACTCGAAATTCACCGGGAGCATTGTATCCGATGTGGCGACGCCGTTCACCGTAGCGGGAGGAGGAACCAACAACGTCGTCGTTGAAGGCATCAAGACGGTTTCGAATACACTTCCGGTGGGTTCGTCGGGAATCACGACGAGCAGCGTCAACTCGGGAGCAGTCAGGATCACCGACTGTACAGTCGTCAGGCCCGGCAGCACTCCGCTCCCGACACCGGTCCCCACCACCCCGGTTCCCTCCGGGAAACCCGATCTCGTGGTGACCGACATCGCCTGGACGCCGGCAAACCCGGCTCCCGGAAGTGCGGTGACGGTGAAGGCCACGATCAAGAACCAGGGCGACGCCCCGACGCCTGCGGGCACAAAGCACGGCGTCCTCTTCACGTTCGATGACGGTGCGGCAGGCTCCGGCATCTGGGCCGACGCCCACACGGCATCGATTGCTCCGGGTGAATGGGTCACCCTGACCGCGAACGGCGGATCGGCCGGTGCAACCTGGAAGGCCGTCGAAGGCACGCACACCGTGAAGGCGCACGTCGACGACGTCAACCGGATTGCTGAGTCGAACGAGGCAAACAACGTCAGAAGCGAGCAGATCAAGGTGTCGAAGGCGGCGGCGGGGCCTACCCCGACCCCCACCCCGACACCGACACCCGCCGGGAAGCCCGATCTCGTGGTGACCGGCATCTCCTGGACGCCGGCGAACCCCGCCACCGGTGATGCGGTGACGGTGAAGGCCACGATCAAGAACCAGGGTACCGCTCCCACACCTGCGGGCACAAAGCACGGCGTCCTCTTCACGTTCGATGACGGTGCCGCCGGCCCCGGCGTCTGGTCCGACACTCACGCCACGGCCCTCGCCCCCGGTGCATCGGTCACCGTGACCGCGAACGGCGGCTCGGCCGGTGCAACCTGGAAGGCCGCGGAAGGCACGCACACCGTGAAGGCGCACGTCGACGACGTCAACCGGATCGCTGAGTCGAATGAGGCAAACAACATCATGAGCAAAGAGATCGTCGTTGGAAGTCTGCCGGTTCCCGTCAGGGGCGACCTTAACGGAGACGGCAGCGTCGACTGGGCCGACGTGACGATTGCCGCCGAGATGGCGCAGAAAACAACGCCGTCCGACCCCGCTGCCGACATTAATGGAGACAGCACTGTGGACTGGAAGGATGTTGCCCTGCTCGCCGACTTCTTCTTCGGCAGAACCTCTTCTCTCTAA
- a CDS encoding type IV pilin encodes MMNFKNEEAVSPVIGVILMVAITVILAAVIAAFVFGMTGSVETTKTVAVTASVNNSKFVVVTFQGGADANSVDYLNLTINGESQTNSLGAPGDAAQDIPKIGGSFTSDDEIVPGNCHAVVVAHFKDGSSQVVLERQL; translated from the coding sequence ATGATGAACTTCAAGAATGAAGAAGCAGTGTCGCCGGTTATCGGCGTTATCCTGATGGTCGCCATCACGGTGATCCTCGCCGCTGTTATTGCGGCGTTCGTGTTCGGAATGACCGGCAGCGTCGAGACGACGAAGACGGTTGCGGTTACGGCGTCCGTGAATAACTCAAAGTTCGTTGTGGTAACCTTCCAGGGCGGTGCTGATGCCAACTCTGTGGATTATCTAAACCTGACTATCAACGGCGAGTCCCAAACTAATTCATTAGGGGCTCCAGGAGATGCGGCGCAAGATATTCCTAAGATTGGTGGATCCTTCACCAGCGATGACGAAATTGTGCCTGGAAACTGCCATGCGGTAGTTGTGGCGCACTTCAAGGACGGTTCGTCACAGGTCGTTCTAGAGCGGCAACTCTAA
- a CDS encoding glycoside hydrolase family 55 protein, with protein sequence MTEPTIIVAASDSSAASKAGADYICDGIDDQHEIQTAIDTLPARGGTVQLTEGTFKCSGNILPRSYTTLKGQGDDRTTLVFTNNGLIWMKNDSVALEGLRATGSGYSGKSAHRGVIYITASHMWIKDVTATADRSIQAVFYVQSIEGYTRDIEYIAFIGCVAESPGTYGFLHSSQDTDYTVHRYVQYTDCRAIDCGRDSRFNNWVTGFDFTELNDIESLRVTRCIAEGNWESGFHLEWAPTKNDVVFTDCISRNNGQKPFPKTYSLGGEDYFGSGYYAPRGSYTFSNCTAEGNSAYGFFFSYPDGVYLYDCTDLETGRGKTDYSAVKPTSYFIVQSQLTNANPSIVMENCESIKSFGYGLHIALMDHVRINNFRLTDPAGIDGRGAVMGGSSRGASVVDSSIDIHATGDRVSTLIYAMGNRNVVYTGQINSNAVQPFVIDGYGTSNVRVQDMKILPAGSTGISLTQDVPEGAVTIVKS encoded by the coding sequence GTGACAGAACCCACTATCATCGTCGCAGCGAGCGACAGCAGTGCGGCATCGAAAGCCGGAGCAGATTATATCTGTGACGGTATCGACGATCAACATGAGATCCAGACCGCGATCGATACCCTCCCCGCCCGCGGCGGGACCGTCCAGCTGACGGAAGGGACGTTCAAGTGTTCCGGAAACATTCTGCCCAGATCCTATACAACCCTGAAAGGACAGGGTGATGACCGTACCACCCTGGTTTTTACAAATAACGGCCTGATCTGGATGAAAAACGATTCTGTCGCGCTGGAAGGGCTCCGGGCAACTGGCTCCGGCTACTCCGGGAAATCGGCTCACAGGGGTGTGATCTACATCACTGCAAGCCATATGTGGATCAAAGACGTCACGGCCACGGCTGACAGGTCCATCCAGGCTGTGTTTTACGTGCAGTCCATCGAAGGCTATACCAGGGATATCGAGTACATTGCGTTCATCGGCTGTGTGGCCGAGAGCCCCGGAACATACGGATTTCTTCATAGTTCGCAGGATACCGACTATACGGTACATAGGTATGTCCAGTATACCGATTGCAGGGCAATCGACTGCGGCCGGGATTCCAGGTTCAATAACTGGGTCACAGGATTCGACTTTACGGAACTCAACGACATCGAGAGCCTGCGGGTGACCCGGTGTATCGCCGAAGGCAACTGGGAATCCGGGTTCCACCTCGAATGGGCCCCCACCAAGAACGACGTCGTCTTTACCGACTGCATCAGCAGAAACAACGGCCAGAAGCCGTTCCCGAAGACCTACAGCCTGGGCGGCGAGGACTACTTCGGTTCCGGTTACTACGCGCCGCGGGGCTCGTACACGTTCAGCAACTGCACCGCGGAAGGGAACAGCGCCTACGGGTTCTTCTTCAGTTACCCCGACGGCGTCTACCTCTACGACTGCACCGACCTCGAGACGGGCCGGGGGAAGACCGACTACTCGGCGGTGAAACCGACATCGTACTTCATCGTACAGTCACAGTTGACGAACGCCAACCCCTCGATCGTCATGGAGAACTGTGAAAGCATCAAATCTTTCGGATACGGTCTGCACATCGCCCTGATGGATCACGTACGGATCAACAACTTCCGGTTGACCGATCCGGCCGGGATCGACGGCAGGGGCGCCGTGATGGGGGGTTCATCGCGAGGAGCGTCAGTTGTGGATTCCAGCATCGATATCCATGCAACGGGGGATCGAGTCTCTACTCTGATATACGCGATGGGTAACAGGAATGTCGTATACACCGGGCAGATAAACTCAAACGCGGTGCAACCGTTTGTTATCGACGGATACGGGACCAGCAATGTGCGGGTGCAGGACATGAAGATTTTACCGGCCGGCTCAACGGGCATATCGTTGACACAGGATGTACCCGAGGGTGCAGTAACGATCGTGAAGTCGTGA
- a CDS encoding DUF2206 domain-containing protein: MQIRNPITLNDWRIRSYLIAILVFQLGLLVIQLLGSTNSHILVLQAILGFAFFSFIPGIIVLRIMRVHHLSTLETLLYAVGLSIAILMLTGLLMSVLYPLVGLSRPLSPTSTLLTVNITTLILLLLSLAGDQKSPEPDYIDTGAFLSRPALLLYLVPLLTIIGTYFVNQYHNNGILMLVIAAIAVIPVLIGFDRVIPEALYPLAILSISVSLLLHTSLVSPYLWGYDIHYETFLANLVMDNAFWDSTSPGNVNAMLSVVLLAPIYSYITGLDLTWVFKLVYPLIFALVPLGLYHVFRRQVEAKSAFLACFFFVSFIIFYAEMASLARQEIAELFLVLLIMLMVARNMPKTMNFVLFAIFGASLVVSHYGTSYIYLLALVAVWLSMTLSSFAATHGYDILKHLRKAAGERSSGEDSVNRDSGRTITLAHVLFFTGFTLGWYILVAGGTSFDTIVSIIDHIGNTIFVDLLNPEATEGLDLLISTPQSFLHTFAKGLHLITLALIVVGFIAICFWHAGTNVSREYVAFSFIALLFGVAGVLVPNFSSTLNTSRLYQIMLIFLSPLCVIGGISILTAPAYISKLQNGWLAGRTPLVLISVFFSLLFLFSTGWIYEYASDQPSSIALSQDSIKSYGGGTPKNVFYGTFIPEHDVFGARWLGEYMKDGSIVYADRTRKDNVLTSYGNLARTPPFLPKTDFKPVFGAYVYLGTYNVVERSASGPEEYSDYWSIEDVYPAICRNNKVYSNHQSEIYQNA; encoded by the coding sequence ATGCAGATCCGAAACCCCATTACGTTAAACGACTGGAGGATCCGGAGTTATCTCATTGCGATCCTGGTGTTCCAGCTGGGGCTGCTGGTTATTCAACTCCTCGGGAGCACGAACTCGCATATCCTGGTTCTGCAGGCGATCCTGGGATTTGCCTTTTTCTCATTCATTCCGGGTATAATCGTCCTCAGAATCATGAGGGTACATCATCTGAGCACCCTTGAGACGCTTCTCTATGCAGTTGGATTGAGTATAGCAATCCTCATGCTCACCGGATTGCTCATGAGTGTGCTTTATCCCCTGGTTGGGCTATCCCGGCCGCTGTCGCCTACCTCGACCCTGCTGACAGTCAACATCACGACATTGATTCTGCTCTTACTCAGCCTCGCCGGGGATCAAAAGTCCCCCGAACCGGATTATATCGATACTGGGGCGTTTCTCTCGAGACCTGCGCTTCTCCTGTATCTGGTGCCGCTACTGACAATTATCGGGACATACTTTGTAAACCAGTATCACAACAACGGAATCCTCATGCTGGTGATCGCGGCTATAGCGGTTATCCCTGTACTGATTGGATTTGACCGGGTGATCCCGGAAGCGCTATACCCTCTGGCGATCTTATCCATCTCCGTCTCGCTATTGCTTCACACATCGCTCGTATCCCCGTATCTCTGGGGCTATGATATCCACTATGAGACGTTCCTTGCAAACCTCGTCATGGACAACGCATTCTGGGACTCCACCAGTCCCGGCAACGTGAACGCAATGCTCTCCGTCGTCTTACTGGCTCCGATCTACTCGTATATCACGGGGCTGGACCTGACATGGGTGTTCAAATTAGTCTATCCGCTTATTTTCGCCCTTGTGCCCCTGGGACTGTATCATGTTTTCCGCAGGCAGGTGGAGGCAAAGAGCGCTTTTCTCGCATGCTTCTTCTTCGTCTCGTTCATCATATTTTACGCAGAGATGGCCTCTCTGGCGCGCCAGGAGATTGCAGAACTCTTTCTCGTCCTGCTCATCATGCTCATGGTCGCGAGGAATATGCCAAAAACAATGAATTTTGTGTTGTTTGCCATATTCGGTGCCTCTCTGGTTGTCTCGCATTACGGAACATCGTATATCTACCTGCTCGCCCTCGTCGCGGTCTGGCTATCTATGACGCTCTCTTCATTTGCCGCAACCCATGGATATGATATTCTCAAACATTTGCGAAAAGCGGCAGGGGAGAGATCGTCAGGCGAAGACTCCGTGAACAGAGACAGCGGCAGGACGATAACACTCGCCCACGTCCTCTTCTTCACCGGATTCACGCTCGGGTGGTATATACTCGTTGCAGGAGGGACGTCCTTCGACACAATCGTATCGATCATCGATCATATCGGCAATACGATCTTTGTGGACCTGCTGAATCCCGAGGCAACCGAAGGACTGGACCTTCTCATCAGTACTCCTCAATCGTTCCTGCATACTTTCGCCAAGGGTCTCCACCTCATAACTCTGGCACTCATCGTCGTTGGGTTCATCGCCATATGTTTCTGGCACGCCGGTACCAACGTTTCACGAGAATACGTTGCGTTTTCTTTTATTGCGCTCCTTTTTGGAGTTGCGGGTGTCCTTGTACCGAATTTTTCCAGCACACTCAACACCTCAAGACTGTACCAGATTATGCTCATCTTCCTTTCCCCGCTCTGTGTTATCGGCGGCATCAGCATACTTACAGCACCAGCATATATCAGTAAACTCCAGAACGGATGGCTTGCGGGACGGACGCCGCTGGTACTGATCTCGGTTTTCTTCTCACTGCTGTTCCTCTTCAGTACGGGATGGATCTATGAGTATGCCAGCGATCAGCCGTCATCCATCGCGCTGAGCCAGGATTCAATCAAGAGTTACGGAGGCGGTACACCGAAAAATGTCTTCTATGGAACGTTCATACCGGAGCACGACGTTTTTGGGGCCCGCTGGCTGGGTGAATACATGAAGGACGGTTCGATCGTCTATGCCGATAGAACACGGAAAGATAATGTATTGACTTCCTACGGCAACCTCGCGAGGACCCCTCCGTTCTTGCCCAAAACGGATTTCAAGCCGGTTTTTGGCGCATATGTGTATCTGGGGACATATAATGTCGTCGAGCGCTCCGCGAGCGGTCCGGAGGAGTATTCTGATTACTGGAGCATCGAAGATGTATATCCTGCGATCTGCCGTAACAACAAGGTGTATTCAAACCATCAGAGCGAGATCTATCAAAACGCGTGA